The DNA region aatttttaaataaaagacaagccaaaacaagacaaaaatagaaaaaaaaaaaatttgattagtTATATCATCTaatgaataaagaaaatgtaaattaatatttataataattcataataagTAATaacaaactaaataataatacaaagatttaaattatttgtttaatttcaatgtcttttttttttgtttgtttgtgtttgtttaaaaaagatattgcCTACAACATTTAGCGCCACATTTGCATCTTGTTTTATTGTCTGTATCaacatgattattatcatcaaaatcagGTAATTCAAGTCTTTGTCttgaatcaattgataaatttaaattattaactgggctatattttttttctgatattttAGTGCTTTGACGCATATAATCAAATGTTATTTCTTCATTTCTATATATATCACGAGTTGCAAATAGAGCtaattttggtaaatttgGATCTAAACAATCAATCCAAACTCCATAAACAGCTGAATTTGGTTCACatgaatgatttataaaatgtgaTATATTTCCATATGTTGCTGCATCAACAGTATATGGACATTGTTCACCAACTTCATTATAATCAAgatcaaataaataagtacGTCCAGCAGCATCATATTCTTTTCCACGTCTTTCAGCTTCTTCATTTGTAATAACTTCACCAACATATTGTGTTATAAATgttcctttttttataaatttaattgttttaacacCCCAACCACGACCATTTGATGTTctaaatatacataaactaACAGTTGAGCCACGTTGTACAACACGATTTTTACAATCTGGTGGACATTTACAACGTTTATTACATTCATATATTGGTGTACCAGGTGGTACTCTGACACGACAACCAGTTGTATATGGAAAACCACATGTATCTTCATATTGTGCATAACAACATTTAGCTTTAGCATCACATGTTATACAATCACAACCAATTGGTGGATCATCTGGTATTGTAACACCAGTACCAggtaaataatcatcaatataaaaaaattctgatgatgttgattcaagatcaatattattttcaacagatATTATTGGTTTAccatttgttatattatttatttgtatttccCATTCATGTAATGCATCTAATTGATCACGTCTTTTTGAACAAAacattgtatttataataccaaattttatttttttcataattttatcattatttattatttttgaattaaaataattatcaagatatttaaataaatttatgtcaaTCGTATTAATACCatcatatgattttttacGAAGACGTAATTCAGACATATGTAATTCTAAATCTTCAATTGTtggattaaaattttcaattttttgaaatttttccaataattgtTGTCTATCATATTCATAtgtatcaattatttcaatacaaTTGACTAGATTAATTTTCGGCTCCcatgtattataattattactccaatttttccatttaactAAATACCATTCACCAttgtctttaatttttttatcaactattcTATCAACTTCAAATTCATTTGTtcctttattatcattattattattattatttaatattattttttggtaatagccatttttacaaatatcttCAAGTGGTATTTGTAATTCtttgacattatatttttttatcaaatcaatatcatcattattattgttattatcattatcattttctaGTGTTGATGATGTCTCATCATTTTGCTTGGTACGTTTTGATGGAGGTGGTTGATTATCTAATGATGATCTTGTACGTTTTTCACATATTCCTGGCATTTCGCTCGTGTCATCACCTGGTACATCGGCCAATTCTCCAGTTGTTGTCTCCGTCGCACGAGCGTCTGCAATGCCAAACATTTAAACGTCGTCATTTCACACTCATGGCTCATCACTGGCATCACTggcatcaattttatttatttatataatttttttttttttcttgatgttTGTGGTCAtacttataattatttattttagattttttattcacGATGGACACGAGAGTTCATAATATtatgaacaaataaatatcaatacagAAAATAACAGTGTAGCaatgtttatattaaaattagttaattaattatttttgtttatcactTACCAAGTTTAATTGTTATGTTACGCTCGAGTTCATTCTTGAAACGTACAGTTTGTACATTAGATAGTGCTTTGACGGTGGTTGATTTACCGTGAGCTACATGACCAATAGTACctgaataacaaaatttaaataaacatttattataattaatattatttttgtggcttttattatttaaaaataatatagttagctgttatttttttaacttaccaATGTTAATTGTTGCCTGTCTACTGATGACTTCTTTAGACGTtgctgttatttttgttttgtcctgtaaaaaattatcattattagtcTGAcgccaagtaaaaaaattgcatcatTAGATATAAcctcaaataataatcaatcataaaattaaaaataaaaaactattttttttttttcaaataaaaatacaaataaaatgataagtaattttaaaaaaaaaaatttcatttataatgtaaaatatgCTAGGATTTTAGATAGCACTCCCGGTTTTTTGGACGACattaatgttataaaaaaaaaaaaagaaagcacaaaaaaaaaggagtaataattatttaccaatttcGACAAATCTTGCTTGCAAAGATTTGGCTGGCCAGTTGTTACACCCGTACCTTCATCACCAcccattttttaaacttaatttttaagtaaaaaatttatttattaaaaaaactatttagaTTTTAGTTAACAAATATGCAACATGCGGCCGAGTCAAGCTTGGAAGGAAGTCTCTTcgtctcttcttttttttttttttatcttttttttattcgacaaCGTCGGCACCAAGGATATGCAACGgccattttcttttttttattggctgTCACGATTTAAGCCgtatttacaatgaaaaaaaaggcgggaaattataatttcctttaataataaaaatattataagtaaaagttttgttttttttttttttttttgaataaacaatacaaataaaatatacccgaaaatttaatatttatttttttcttttttttttcataaaagtattgtcaattttttttaaaaattattcacttaAATTCCAATTATTGGACAATATCTTTATGGAAcgtgattaaaatttaatctgTTTTTCTTGATCCTCGTGATTTCCAAGCTGTCAAAAGTTTGTAGGAGAATACAAGAGAAAAAGAATGAACCTGGATGGCAACAACGATGAAAACGTACCATAAAAGTCCATAATGCCAGCcctacaaacaaaaattaattaccatttaataacaacaacaatgatactcataacaataatgataataatgataataatgatgatgttgttgttgtttaccTGCCACATGTACACCTTGTCATTTTTACCAAACCATAAATAATTCCAAACATcagatatataataaataatggcaTAAAAAAGTGGTCCAAAACCAAGTATGATAATTCCAATTATATATCTCTCaagtgttttaatattatttgcttTAACTGCTGATAAACCCAAAAATGATAGTAATAAACTTGAACACCATATATATTCCCACCACAAtggctataaaaaaaatataatacataaattaacatatttatttttataaatggaatattaaatttacctgTGGTATTTGTAGTTCTTCAAtttctaatataaatatatctaaacGATCTAATATATCTGCTGATAATTTTGTCAGCATTACAAAGAAAAGAAGAtagtgaaaaaatatacaatatctCAGTCTTGACTTGTTCATtgcactgtaaaaaaaatagtaaataaattaataaattaattaaaataatttataaagaaataatttttaatacaaaccTTATTTGATATTGTCCTGCAACTCTTTGTCTATGAGTAAAATCACTGCCATCAGTACCCAGTGCTTGTGCCATGTTACCTCTTGATGCCATATTGGCttaaattcaagtaaatttatttgctattttaaataaaaataaaaaaaaaacaaaataatttgtttttttaattattagaaatatatttgacaaatacttgttttataaatGTCATCTACCACTTTTTACaccttgaataatataatggTATTGcctaaactatttttaaacCCGAGgtcttttcaatatttaatagtgGTCAGATGATTGTCTTCAATTGTCTCTGTCCAGGTCTCAAGTATAACCTATTagaattatcaataattatttgttccatataaaataatattgttgttctattttttcaagattaaatattgatgagatggcatgttttatttaatttaacaggtttttttagtttttatggttacaaatttattcattattattgttatgattattgtcagtttttttttgcttttttttatgtaaagtGGTATTTACATTGTGAACTGTATCCGAGATTCCGAGGTAATTTATTCCAAGGTTTTGTTAcggtattttaaattttaagcaGTAAAGtaaattgagaataaaaaataatacatttataaatttatggcttaaaaaaaagatgaataaaTAGCTCTTTTTctattgtgtattttttatagattaatatcgttaatatatatcaatatatgttatttaaaaagaaacttattaaattcaaaacaactaaaaacaaaaaatcccCAGATATGCGCGAGAAATGTATTTTATGTCAATTATAATTGATTACTGAttgaatattatcaatattgttaatgtaaaagtatattttttaatgatttagctttataaacaaaaatgccgttcaataatttgaatataattttcattttacataaaaaagcataaaaaagAAGGGGGTACCTATTAACTTTCGTACGTTTGCTACTATGCAATACGTATGAAAGCCTCCGAAAAAAATCGTCGAAAGAGAATTTAAGACAAAAATACCATATGCGCATTATTATGAATTGTTATGaatggtaaaaattttttgctttttgtaATGAAAGTACAgaggaaaattaatttttttttactcaaattaatccatttgaattaaaaaatgtttgaattaTTGCGACA from Aphidius gifuensis isolate YNYX2018 linkage group LG5, ASM1490517v1, whole genome shotgun sequence includes:
- the LOC122857775 gene encoding histone-lysine N-methyltransferase SUV39H2-like isoform X1, whose protein sequence is MGGDEGTGVTTGQPNLCKQDLSKLDKTKITATSKEVISRQATINIGTIGHVAHGKSTTVKALSNVQTVRFKNELERNITIKLDARATETTTGELADVPGDDTSEMPGICEKRTRSSLDNQPPPSKRTKQNDETSSTLENDNDNNNNNDDIDLIKKYNVKELQIPLEDICKNGYYQKIILNNNNNNDNKGTNEFEVDRIVDKKIKDNGEWYLVKWKNWSNNYNTWEPKINLVNCIEIIDTYEYDRQQLLEKFQKIENFNPTIEDLELHMSELRLRKKSYDGINTIDINLFKYLDNYFNSKIINNDKIMKKIKFGIINTMFCSKRRDQLDALHEWEIQINNITNGKPIISVENNIDLESTSSEFFYIDDYLPGTGVTIPDDPPIGCDCITCDAKAKCCYAQYEDTCGFPYTTGCRVRVPPGTPIYECNKRCKCPPDCKNRVVQRGSTVSLCIFRTSNGRGWGVKTIKFIKKGTFITQYVGEVITNEEAERRGKEYDAAGRTYLFDLDYNEVGEQCPYTVDAATYGNISHFINHSCEPNSAVYGVWIDCLDPNLPKLALFATRDIYRNEEITFDYMRQSTKISEKKYSPVNNLNLSIDSRQRLELPDFDDNNHVDTDNKTRCKCGAKCCRQYLF
- the LOC122857801 gene encoding protein jagunal, which encodes MASRGNMAQALGTDGSDFTHRQRVAGQYQISAMNKSRLRYCIFFHYLLFFVMLTKLSADILDRLDIFILEIEELQIPQPLWWEYIWCSSLLLSFLGLSAVKANNIKTLERYIIGIIILGFGPLFYAIIYYISDVWNYLWFGKNDKVYMWQGWHYGLLWYVFIVVAIQVHSFSLVFSYKLLTAWKSRGSRKTD